One window of Aspergillus oryzae RIB40 DNA, chromosome 3 genomic DNA carries:
- a CDS encoding sulfotransferase family protein (predicted protein) → MGQQASVPQPDTQLQVIGAGLSRTGTASFSAALEILLDGPIYHGGTQTTMGPPVEIKSWNQILRTWLAGDRATTLSLLRRRTTGYAAITDAPASQLVPELLALYPDSKVIVTVRDPDAWVKSMQQISSLVQLWFLGAVLLPLPGMRHFVTYISLLRAQWDKIYDGSRDNAYVYQRHIEWLKEVVPADRLVFFNVKEGWGPLCKALGEDVPKDIPFPRINDSKAIDRVAEYHIKRGLARWAVVFTVVGVLSAWWFMRV, encoded by the exons atgGGCCAACAAGCCTCCGTCCCTCAACCGGACACTCAACTCCAAGTCATTGGAGCAGGACTCTCGCGAACCGGGACTGCCTCTTTCAGTGCAGCCCTGGAGATCCTCCTGGACGGACCCATCTATCACGGCGGCACCCAAACCACCATGGGCCCACCCGTTGAGATAAAATCCTGGAATCAAATCCTCCGCACCTGGCTCGCCGGCGACCGTGCTACTACCCTCTCACTCCTCCGGCGCCGGACCACCGGTTATGCAGCCATCACTGACGCGCCCGCCTCGCAATTAGTGCCTGAGCTCCTCGCCCTCTACCCCGACAGCAAGGTCATCGTCACAGTTCGCGACCCGGACGCTTGGGTCAAGAGCATGCAGCAAATCAGCTCGCTGGTTCAACTGTGGTTCCTAGGCGCGGTACTGCTTCCACTTCCAG GAATGCGACATTTCGTGACTTATATCTCCCTGTTGCGGGCACAGTGGGATAAGATCTATGATGGCTCAAGGGATAACGCCTACGTCTACCAGCGCCATATCGAGTGGTTGAAAGAGGTCGTCCCCGCTGATCGGCTGGTCTTTTTCAATGTGAAAGAAGGCTGGGGCCCATTGTGTAAGGCTTTGGGGGAGGACGTTCCGAAGGATATACCTTTTCCGAGAATCAATGATTCTAAGGCGATTGATCGCGTGGCCGAGTATCACATTAAGAGAGGGTTGGCGCGCTGGGCGGTCGTGTTTACTGTGGTTGGGGTTCTGAGTGCTTGGTGGTTTATGAGGGTTTGA
- a CDS encoding fungal specific transcription factor domain-containing protein (predicted protein), with protein sequence MYPFLDRQSFEETAFSATLAQTLEGTPAFSALYHAVLALGCQYHDGGSFDPGKGKAWKFFQMSLGLMVDILVPRESLLSLQALTAMSIFAMNTCCLQIDEILIMEAARMAHALRYHRAICSREQQVWCLRTFWVIYGMEKQLAFQNRENSLIADYNVGCPIPETPEASFGSYNWFLSSIRFARITSQAYELLFSITATQSSTETYYTRIDHVHERLEKWRLTVPDGFRPGESCSPQTFTEPVSKMVALQTHYSYHSMVIALARLTLQIGSDDGVRQEDSRRSLMASARRIIELTQYIDKAPHTPLFILAIMPLVALFLLFDFVIHNPTHPETKTSLAMLDIVSGHFALVEHASNGSLPCSLASEFAHIARQHVRDVNGGRGLGEIMDATLTPAQRPFRGHIKTGSGV encoded by the exons ATGTACCCGTTCCTTGACCGACAGAGCTTCGAGGAGACGGCGTTTTCGGCGACCCTTGCGCAGACATTGGAAGGCACTCCTGCATTTTCTGCTCTGTATCACGCAGTCCTTGCATTGGGATGTCAGTACCATGATGGCGGATCCTTCGACCCCGGGAAGGGCAAAGCATGGAAATTCTTCCAAATGTCACTAGGCCTAATGGTCGACATTCTCGTACCACGAGAATCGTTGCTTAGCCTACAAGCCTTGACTGCTATGTCCATTTTTGCCATGAACACCTGTTGCTTGCAGATCGACGAAATCCTAATCATGGAAGCAGCGCGCATGGCGCACGCGCTCAGATATCACCGAGCCATTTGCAGCAGAGAGCAACAAGTGTGGTGTCTGCGCACATTTTGGGTTATCTACGGCATGGAGAAGCAGTTAGCATTTCAAAATAGGGAGAACTCG TTGATCGCAGATTATAACGTAGGGTGTCCAATTCCAGAAACACCAGAGGCGAGCTTTGGGAGCTATAACTGGTTTTTGTCCTCCATCCGATTTGCCAGGATAACATCACAAGCATATGAGCTTCTATTCTCCATTACCGCCACTCAAAGCTCCACAGAAACATACTACACAAGAATTGATCATGTCCATGAGCGCCTGGAAAAATGGCGACTGACCGTGCCAGACGGTTTTCGACCTGGAGAGTCTTGTTCTCCACAAACCTTCACCGAACCTGTCTCTAAAATGGTCGCTCTCCAAACCCATTACTCCTACCATAGTATGGTCATTGCTTTAGCGCGACTTACCCTCCAGATCGGCTCAGACGATGGTGTGCGACAAGAAGACAGCAGACGAAGTCTGATGGCTTCTGCTCGACGGATAATTGAGCTGACTCAATATATTGACAAGGCACCCCATACACCACTGTT TATTCTTGCCATCATGCCACTTGTAgccctctttctccttttcgaCTTCGTAATCCACAATCCCACACACCCGGAAACAAAGACCAGTTTGGCAATGCTTGATATTGTTTCGGGGCACTTTGCTCTTGTTGAGCATGCATCGAATGGATCCTTGCCCTGCTCATTGGCCTCAGAGTTTGCCCACATAGCGCGACAGCACGTCAGAGATGTAAACGGTGGACGTGGTCTCGGGGAAATTATGGACGCCACTCTTACCCCGGCACAAAGACCTTTCCGTGGCCATATCAAGACAGGATCGGGTGTC TAG
- a CDS encoding uncharacterized protein (predicted protein): MTMKSFSLSEVLAVANRHPFYNPEIQYPLDETALQAVRDWAVKNQTGVDLRSQPLLHKNDIYKTVERLTHDASPENVYRESSYMSITGGGSGGVPMMFAVDVHENRQQRAQMGKLLRICGVIRRKDWVLSVHISGGFYRSLDLTTETMENAGATVLSAGNYMEPEEVVQALAHYHVNVLTGDASQIVQLACYISTLPLERQRQIQINKIIYTSEPLTGAQRAFLHATLGDVKICSVMGSSEAGPWALSNPDLVGEENLNSSSMDFVFDTRDMIIEILSPAGLDDGKPPSDIDPLPLGETGIIVQTSLRRLRNPLVRYITGDLGSLHPLPEMASAVVPESERQYLRVLRMQGRDRRFSFKWYGAYFEFEKMKALLQAEECGILQWQVILDQLESSGLPTLQVRLLRAPSRADVLSEEQLVKRVRTFFLVLPENEDVFSIVFVKNLDGFERSSTAGKVISFVDRLH; encoded by the exons ATGACCATGAAAAGCTTCTCGTTGTCGGAGGTTCTTGCCGTCGCGAATAGGCATCCCTTCTATAACCCGGAAATTCAATATCCATTGGACGAGACAGCATTACAGGCAGTCCGAGACTGGGCCGTTAAGAACCAGACGGGAGTTGACCTTCGATCCCAGCCATTGCTTCACAAGAATGATAT CTATAAGACTGTGGAGCGGCTCACGCACGATGCCAGCCCCGAGAATGTGTACCGTGAAAGCTCATACATGAGCATCACGGGCGGCGGGTCCGGAGGAGTACCAATGATGTTTGCAGTCGATGTTCATGAGAATCGACAGCAGAGGGCTCAAATGGGGAAGCTCCTACGGATCTGCGGCGTTATCAGGCGTAAAGACTGGGTACTGTCCGTGCACATATCAGGGGGCTTTTAtag GTCCTTGGACTTGACAACAGAGACTATGGAGAACGCCGGAGCCACTGTTCTCAGTGCTGGGAACTATATGGAGCCTGAAGAGGTCGTCCAAGCTCTGGCTCACTATCATGTCAATGTTCTGACCGGCGATGCTAGTCAAATCGTCCAACTGGCCTGCTATATATCTACACTACCATtggaaagacaaagacaaatccagatcaacaagatcatTTACACGTCCGAGCCGCTGACCGGCGCACAACGGGCATTCCTACACGCGACTCTTGGGGATGTTAAGATTTGTTCGGTCATGGGGAGTTCAGAGGCCGGCCCGTGGGCGTTGAGTAATCCTGATCTCGTCGGCGAGGAAAACCTCAACAGCAGTTCGATGGACTTTGTCTTTGATACCCGCGATATGATCATTGAGATTCTCTCTCCTGCTGGTTTGGATGATGGAAAGCCTCCCTCTGACATTGACCCTCTTCCGTTAGGAGAAACGGGGATCATTGTGCAGACCTCCCTTCGACGTCTGCGTAATCCACTCGTTCGCTATATCACCGGTGATCTTGGATCCCTCCATCCACTTCCTGAAATGGCCAGCGCCGTCGTCCCAGAGAGTGAACGGCAGTACTTGCGTGTGCTTCGTATGCAAGGCCGCGACCGTCGTTTCAGCTTCAAGTGGTACGGCGCATACTTTGAATtcgagaaaatgaaagccCTGCTACAGGCGGAGGAATGTGGTATCCTGCAGTGGCAGGTAATTCTTGACCAACTAGAATCTTCGGGGTTACCAACTCTGCAAGTCCGCCTGTTACGGGCTCCATCCCGAGCAGACGTTCTATCGGAAGAGCAGTTGGTCAAACGCGTACGaactttcttccttgttctaCCGGAGAATGAAGACGTGTTCAGCATTGTATTTGTGAAAAACCTGGATGGGTTTGAGCGGAGCTCTACCGCGGGGAAAGTTATTAGCTTTGTAGATCGTTTGCATTGA
- a CDS encoding type III PLP-dependent enzyme (ornithine decarboxylase): MGSVGISADEVVDNLIRKHIEELSNDPYVSQSDHPFFVADGSRIVEQHLRWKSSLPDIQPFYAVKCNSDVNFLRYLDRLGVNFDCASQGEIELILSLGVDPSRIIFAHPCKSISALHFAAKQGIRWATFDNIDELEKVKQHSPQIGLLLRIFAEDDGAKVCLGDKFGAPWNTTVALLERARELHLQIVGVSFHIGSGASDPEAFTTAIQQARHVFDQGERLGFNMTVLDVGGGFQHTNFEFMASSLRPALAREFGDRPVRVIAEPGRFFATPCYTLVCKVIARRTHIGAAPSNPADMLYQNDGLYGCFSCGWSEGEEYMPVLVKQNEGRDDHRESGEHRYSLWGPTCDSIDQIAKEVVMDGEVKVGDWLVYKDMGAYTMSASSQFNGFPNSYTVIYQDF; encoded by the exons ATGGGAAGTGTGGGCATCTCTGCAGATGAGGTCGTTGACAACCTGATCCGCAAACATATTGAGGAATTGAGCAACGACCCATATGTTTCCCAAAGTGATCATCCCTTCTTCGTGGCCGATGGCAGCAGGATTGTCGAACAACACCTGCGGTGGAAGAGCTCCTTGCCAGATATCCAGCCATTCTATG CGGTGAAATGCAACTCAGATGTGAACTTCCTCCGGTACCTCGACCGGCTAGGAGTCAACTTTGATTGCGCCTCCCAGGGCGAAATTGAACTTATCCTTAGCCTGGGCGTTGACCCTTCTCGCATCATCTTTGCCCATCCATGCAAGTCAATTTCCGCGCTACACTTTGCCGCTAAGCAAGGTATTCGCTGGGCTACCTTTGATAATATCGATGaactggagaaggtcaaacAACATAGTCCGCAGATAGGGCTCCTGCTTCGTAtatttgctgaagatgacgggGCAAAAGTCTGTCTGGGCGACAAGTTTGGTGCCCCTTGGAACACTACGGTAGCCTTGCTAGAGAGGGCAAGGGAATTACACCTGCAGATAGTAGGTGTCAGCTTTCACATCG GGTCTGGAGCGTCTGACCCCGAGGCATTTACCACAGCTATACAGCAGGCAAGGCACGTGTTCGACCAAGGTGAACGTCTAGGGTTCAACATGACCGTTCTAGACGTGGGCGGTGGATTCCAACACACAAACTTCGAGTTCATGGCTTCGAGCCTACGCCCAGCCCTCGCACGAGAGTTCGGCGATCGACCAGTGCGGGTAATTGCAGAGCCAGGCCGATTCTTTGCAACACCATGTTACACCTTAGTTTGCAAGGTTATTGCGCGTCGCACGCATATTGGAGCAGCTCCTTCCAACCCCGCGGACATGCTGTATCAAAATGACGGACTGTACGGTTGTTTCAGCTGCGGCTGGAGTGAGGGTGAAGAGTACATGCCAGTACTGGTTAAACaaaatgaaggaagagatgatcATCGAGAAAGTGGGGAGCACAGGTACTCCCTCTGGGGCCCTACTTGCGACAGCATCGATCAAATCGCGAAAGAAGTTGTCATGGATGGTGAGGTTAAGGTTGGTGATTGGTTGGTATACAAGGATATGGGAG CCTATACAATGTCGGCATCATCCCAGTTTAATGGGTTTCCGAATAGCTACACTGTAATTTACCAAGATTTCTAA
- a CDS encoding uncharacterized protein (predicted protein) codes for MKYPTTGQLQQVHLGIGPKGYEPVASYQGDKQLYTQEHEILQASILGFCPEHLWHHGSNKASCPRPILVTAKHQEQLEQLHNALVTAIVDIVKRWWTDLDARFPERMPLTRDEEDLLRWLEHQHSHNGVPYEARLGSWRPDFLVGDYSGGPSTETYRLTEINARFCFNGFMHQAYGQEGLSDLGAGRNGLIHATDSSKILDGLLSLFNPDRPLHLLKGEEPGIDIHMFIDFVYRHIGIKPRLITPADLRLIPDPQRKNGSKLCCLVKDQQNASLINESPLLVTSKGEVVEEVHQVGLELHQHELFGLSREMLREISLRCFNDMRTILLVHDKRILGIIKQEIPTLVARKVLTHDQGEALERGISDSFIPGSSELNELIQTLADSPELRKEYLLKPIRGGKGAGIIFGDEVGPDEWLSTLERLRNPHFVSGNTMYVVQRRIWPRLYEVILNSSGDRGNYPLIGTYHTTNGQLLGLGTWRSSPDRICAVSHGGGWICSVLDEYAESSE; via the exons ATGAAGTACCCTACTACCGGACAGCTTCAACAAGTTCATCTTGGGATTGGTCCCAAGGGCTATGAACCTGTGGCTTCGTATCAAGGAGATAAACAATTGTACACTCAGGAACATGAAATCCTCCAGGCCAGTATACTGGGCTTCTGCCCGGAACATCTGTGGCATCATGGCTCCAACAAGGCTTCATGTCCCCGTCCCATCCTCGTCACAGCAAAGCATCAAGAACAGCTCGAACAGCTGCACAACGCTTTAGTCACCGCCATCGTGGATATTGTAAAACGGTGGTGGACGGATCTGGATGCCCGATTCCCCGAGCGCATGCCTCTAACacgagatgaagaagatctgcTGCGG TGGCTCGAGCACCAACATTCCCATAACGGGGTGCCCTACGAGGCTCGTCTGGGCTCTTGGAGACCGGACTTTCTGGTTGGGGACTACAGCGGTGGACCCTCGACGGAAACCTACCGTCTCACAGAGATTAATGCACGTTTTTGTTTCAACGGGTTTATGCACCAAGCATACGGACAAGAAGGCCTGAGCGACCTTGGTGCGGGGAGGAATGGCCTCATCCATGCGACCGATTCTTCAAAG ATCCTAGATGGGCTGCTCAGTCTCTTCAATCCTGACCGCCCATTGCACCTGCTCAAGGGTGAAGAGCCGGGAATCGATATCCACATGTTTATCGACTTCGTGTATCGTCACATTGGAATCAAGCCCCGGCTGATCACCCCTGCAGATCTTCGGTTAATTCCAGATccccaaaggaaaaatggtTCTAAGCTCTGTTGTTTGGTAAAGGATCAACAGAATGCTTCGCTTATCAATGAATCCCCTCTACTTGTTACCAGTAAAGGTGAGGTTGTGGAAGAGGTGCACCAAGTTGGCCTGGAACTCCACCAACATGAGTTATTTGGTCTCTCACGAGAGATGCTACGTGAGATTAGCTTACGCTGCTTTAACGATATGCGCACTATTCTCCTAGTGCATGACAAGCGCATACTTGGTATCATCAAGCAGGAGATCCCGACATTGGTAGCCCGGAAAGTCTTAACTCACGACCAGGGAGAAGCCCTCGAGAGAGGCATTTCGGATTCGTTTATCCCTGGATCATCGGAGCTGAATGAGCTAATTCAGACTTTGGCGGATTCGCCGGAGTTAAGAAAGGAGTACCTGCTCAAGCCGATTCGTGGAGGTAAAGGTGCGGGGATTATCTTTGGAGATGAAGTCGGGCCCGACGAGTGGTTATCAACCCTTGAGCGTCTCCGCAACCCTCACTTTGTGTCGGGAAATACTATGTATGTGGTTCAACGTCGCATCTGGCCACGTCTATACGAAGTCATCCTCAACTCGTCAGGTGATAGAGGTAATTATCCACTAATTGGGACCTATCACACTACAAACGGCCAGCTATTGGGCCTGGGAACATGGCGAAGTAGTCCAGACAGAATCTGTGCTGTCAGCCATGGTGGCGGGTGGATCTGCTCTGTCTTGGATGAATACGCGGAGAGCTCAGAGTGA
- a CDS encoding uncharacterized protein (predicted protein) encodes MQEFPWHTDCSYEHAPPRFFALQVLQHDRYGGGTLSVMKIDRLSQFLSPTTKAALLEPEFQITIPPEFIKHPDQRHIVGSLFAIDTEDHCLMMRYRDEIVTPLSARAAAALKELKGALQDMEALSQSTLHLTAADLPERSIILLDNYRWLHARNGIKDPARHLRRVRWNAIPFANGVVSHSAEVSST; translated from the coding sequence ATGCAGGAATTCCCTTGGCACACAGATTGCAGCTACGAGCACGCCCCACCACGGTTTTTTGCGCTACAAGTTCTCCAGCACGATCGCTACGGTGGGGGCACCCTCTCTGTCATGAAGATCGACCGACTGAGCCAGTTCCTCTCTCCTACCACCAAGGCCGCTCTACTCGAACCGGAATTTCAGATCACCATTCCACCAGAATTCATTAAACACCCAGATCAACGTCACATTGTGGGTAGCCTATTTGCCATCGACACGGAAGACCATTGTCTGATGATGCGATACCGGGACGAGATTGTGACGCCTTTGAGCGCCAGGGCAGCTGCGGCGctgaaggagctgaagggcGCGTTACAGGACATGGAGGCATTGTCGCAATCGACGCTGCATCTTACTGCAGCTGATTTACCGGAAAGATCGATCATTCTACTCGATAATTACCGGTGGCTGCATGCGCGGAATGGAATCAAGGACCCAGCGAGGCATCTGCGTCGGGTGAGATGGAATGCTATTCCGTTTGCTAATGGCGTCGTTTCGCATTCAGCCGAGGTTTCCAGTACCTGA
- a CDS encoding MFS transporter (predicted protein) gives MAETETISTNPNLPRPPSISSDNTIHVASVPAGPGSEDDTPPLHAVNVALRWNGSKTMIWRVLATFWCALVMGSNDAAYGAIIPYLEVSYDKSYTIISLVFLSPFLGYTVSAVVSNLIHQRFGRRGVAFIGPACHLLAFAVISSNPPFPVLVIMYIFVGLGSGIQNAGWNVWISSLANSHEVLGCFHGFYGVGATVSPLIATTLITKAGWHWNSCYYLLMGAAALELVNATSAFWTETGSKYRQDNPSSPGSNGSRSPNQTRLSLTYRVTWICAIFLFLYGGCEVAIGGWIVVFMTSIRHGTPFASGMAETGFWLGITLGRFILGFVSPRIGERLSIIVYIVLAIVLELIFWLVPKFIVSAVAVALVGFFLGTIFPGVVVVATRMLPKHLHVAAIGFAAAFSMGGGAVFPFMIGAIAQAKGVAVLQPILLAMLAVALMIWGTLLRAPLHQSQHQV, from the exons ATGGCCGAAACTGAGACTATCTCTACAAATCCAAatcttcctcgtccaccTTCTATCTCGTCTGACAATACAATACACGTTGCATCTGTCCCAGCGGGCCCCGGATCTGAGGATGACACTCCTCCCTTACACGCAGTCAACGTCGCCCTGCGGTGGAACGGGTCAAAGACTATGATCTGGAGAGTACTGGCTACCTTCTGGTGTGCCTTAGTCATGGGGTCCAATGATGCGGCATATGGAGCGATAATTCCTTAC CTCGAGGTCTCTTACGATAAGAGCTATACTATCATTTCCCTAGTATTCCTGTCACCATTTCTGGGCTACACTGTCTCCGCCGTTGTCAGTAATCTGATCCACCAGCGCTTCGGTCGTCGAGGTGTGGCGTTTATCGGCCCAGCATGTCACTTGCTTGCCTTTGCCGTCATATCAAGTAATCCTCCCTTTCCGGTGCTGGTGATCATGTATATCTTCGTCGGGCTTGGAAGCGGGATCCAGAATGCGGGGTGGAACGTGTGGATCAGCAGTCTGGCCAACTCTCACGAAGTACTCGGATGCTTTCACGGGTTCTATGGTGTTGGGGCTACAGTCAGTCCTCTTATTGCGACTACCCTGATTACAAAAGCCGGCTGGCATTGGAATTCATGCTATTACCTCCTA ATGGGAGCTGCCGCTTTAGAACTCGTCAATGCAACCAGCGCATTCTGGACGGAGACCGGATCCAAATACCGACAGGACAATCCGTCGTCCCCGGGTAGTAATGGCAGTAGATCTCCCAACCAGACCAGACTATCACTGACCTACCGTGTCACCTGGATCTgcgccatcttcctcttcctatATGGCGGTTGTGAGGTAGCCATCGGAGGTTGGATTGTCGTATTCATGACCAGTATACGCCACGGCACTCCCTTCGCATCCGGCATGGCCGAAACAGGCTTCTGGCTCGGCATTACACTGGGCCGCTTTATATTGGGATTCGTCTCACCCCGCATCGGCGAAAGACTATCAATCATCGTATATATCGTGCTTGCCATTGTGCTGGAACTGATCTTCTGGCTCGTTCCGAAGTTTATCGTCTCGGCTGTGGCGGTTGCACTGGtggggttcttcttgggaaCTATTTTCCCCGGCGTCGTGGTCGTTGCTACTCGCATGTTGCCGAAGCACTTGCATGTCGCGGCTATTGGTTTTGCGGCTGCGTTCTCTATGGGTGGAGGAGCTGTCTTCCCTTTTATGATCGGGGCTATTGCACAGGCTAAGGGAGTGGCGGTGCTGCAGCCTATTTTGCTGGCGATGTTGGCCGTTGCGCTGATGATTTGGGGAACACTGCTTCGAGCGCCCTTACATCAGTCACAACATCAAGTTTGA
- a CDS encoding cytochrome P450 (cytochrome P450 CYP4/CYP19/CYP26 subfamilies), producing the protein MAVSLSFLTYLFLIVAGVYLARKISRAVQIRQFKKRHGCLPPPRDHHKDPVLGLDEVRSMLRVFREDYLMEYTLEKYRRHGNTFATSVLGDDDIFTAEPENIKTILAVKFKQFDLGETRRRTFHPLLGDGIFAADGPQWEHSRTLLRPSFTRTQIAATDLHERHIQRLISRIPRDGSTVDLQELFFNLTLDTATEFLFGESVESLRLGSSAGSSSFAHHFNVAQDEIAFSMVIAPFDQLIFRPRFRESVREARGYVGNFVKKAIEYRHSLDAEKHAGDTTDSQSRYVFLEELAKETDNPSDITDQILNILLAGRDTTASLLSMVFYNLARRPDIWDLLRSEVATLDGKCPSFEELKQLKYLSWVINETLRLYPVVPSNSRTANEDTFLPVGGGPDGKSPVFVAKGQRVAYDVYVMHRRHDIFGPDAEEFRPERWETIRPGWGYLPFNGGPRICLGQQFALTEASYTTVRIVQSFKEITSRDPEPYRERLALTLASRHGTKVAMVPA; encoded by the exons ATGGCTGTTTCCCTGAGTTTTCTTACATATCTCTTTCTGATAGTTGCGGGCGTATATCTTGCCCGCAAAATAAGTAGAGCCGTTCAAA TACGACAGTTCAAAAAACGACACGGTTGCTTGCCTCCGCCAAGAGATCACCATAAAGATCCCGTGCTGGGCTTAGATGAAGTGCGATCTATGCTTCGGGTGTTTCGTGAGGACTACCTGATGGAATACACGCTAGAAAAATATCGACGTCATGGGAACACCTTCGCGACCTCAGTTCTGGGTGACGATGATATATTCACCGCTGAACCGGAGAACATCAAAACCATCCTGGCGGTGAAGTTTAAACAGTTCGACCTGGGAGAAACAAGACGGAGAACATTCCATCCGCTCTTAGGCGATGGCATCTTCGCAGCCGATGGCCCACAATGGGAACATTCTCGGACTCTGTTGAGACCGAGTTTTACTCGGACACAGATCGCGGCGACCGATCTGCATGAGAGACACATCCAAAGGCTGATCAGCCGGATTCCTCGAGATGGTTCGACGGTGGACCTTCAAGAGCTCTTTTTCAATCTG ACACTCGATACGGCGACTGAGTTTCTATTCGGAGAGTCTGTTGAGTCTTTGCGCCTTGGATCTTCCGCTGGGTCATCCAGTTTTGCCCATCACTTCAATGTCGCTCAGGATGAAATAGCGTTTAGTATGGTTATCGCACCATTCGATCAACTGATTTTCAGACCCAGGTTCAGAGAGTCTGTCAGAGAAGCGAGAGGATATGTCGGCAACTTTGTGAAAAAGGCTATTGAATACCGACACTCCCTCGACGCTGAGAAACATGCGGGTGATACAACCGACTCACAGTCGCGATATGTATTTCTCGAAGAGCTCGCCAAGGAAACAGACAATCCAAGCGATATCACCGATCAAATCTTAAATATCCTACTTGCGGGGCGAGACACGACCGCCAGTCTCCTGAGCATGGTATTCTACAACCTCGCACGGCGTCCAGATATCTGGGATCTCCTCCGAAGCGAGGTTGCAACACTCGACGGGAAATGCCCGTCCTTCGAGGAGCTGAAACAGTTGAAATACCTATCCTGGGTGATCAACGAGA CTCTGCGCCTATACCCCGTGGTCCCATCCAACAGCCGCACAGCAAACGAAGACACCTTCCTCCCCGTCGGCGGCGGACCAGACGGGAAGTCACCCGTGTTCGTCGCCAAGGGCCAAAGAGTCGCCTACGACGTGTACGTGATGCATCGACGCCACGATATATTCGGTCCCGACGCGGAAGAGTTTCGTCCGGAACGATGGGAGACCATACGACCCGGTTGGGGTTATCTACCATTTAACGGGGGCCCTCGCATTTGCCTCGGACAGCAATTTGCCTTGACTGAGGCGTCTTACACGACCGTACGAATCGTGCAGTCGTTCAAGGAGATCACTAGTCGGGACCCGGAGCCGTATCGGGAACGTCTCGCCCTTACATTGGCGAGTAGACATGGAACGAAGGTGGCGATGGTGCCTGCTTAG